In Rhizobium sp. 9140, the genomic stretch CATGCAGCAGATGTCGTTGCCGCGACCGATGGTGAAGGTCAGGCCATGACCGCCGAGACCGGGCGTGTCCGTGTCGAGAATGACATAGGCTGCCGAATAATCCGGATCGGGATTCATAGCATCCGAGCCGTCGAGGCTCTGGGACGTCGGAAAGCGCAGGTCGAACACGCGCAGGTCTGTAATGCGGGTCATGGGGGCTCCGGAGAGGTGAGATGAGGATCAGGCGTCGGCGCGGGCGGTCTGGCGCTGCGAACCGAGACCGTCGATTCCCAGTTCGATCACATCGCCGGCTTTGAGGTAGCGCGGTGGCTTCATGCCCATGCCGACACCCGGAGGTGTGCCCGTCGAAATGATGTCACCCGGCTGGAGCGACATGAACTGCGAGAGGTAGGAAACGAGATAGGCCGCGCCATAGACCATGGTCTTGGTCGTGCCGTCCTGCATCGTCTCGCCGTTGACCTTCAGCCAGAGGCGCAGGTTCTGCGGATCGGGAACCTCGTCCTTCGTCACCAGCCATGGACCCGTCGGCCCGAACGTGTCGCAGGACTTGCCCTTGGTCCACTGGCCGGAGCGCTCCGTCTGGAAGGCGCGTTCGCTGACGTCGTGGATCGTGCAATAGCCGGCGACAAAATCGAGCGCCTCGGCTTCGCTGACATATTTCGCCTTGCGGCCGATGACGATGCCGAGTTCGACCTCCCAATCCGTCTTCTCGGAGCCGCGCGGGATGAGAAGGTCGTCGTTCGGGCCTGATATGGCCGATGTCGCCTTCATGAAGATGATCGGCTCCGGCGGCACGGTCGCGCCGGTTTCAGCGGCGTGGTCGGAATAGTTGAGGCCGATGCAGATGAACTTGCCGGTGCCGGCGACGCAGGGGCCAAGACGCTCATCCGTGGAGACCAGCGGCAGCGATGCCGGATCGACGGCGCCGAGCTTTGCCAGCGCGTCGGGATCGATGGCCGCACCGGAAAGATCGGAGATGTGACCGGAGAGGTCGCGAATGGCGCCGGTCGCATCGACCAGACCGGGCTTCTCGGCGCCCTTTGCACCGTAACGAACGAATTTCATGGCAGTATCCTTGGTTTCTCAGTGAAGAGGCGGGCGGGCGGTCAGATCGACCAGCCACCGTCGATGGCATAGGCCTGGCCCGTGGTGTAGGTGGCGCCGGCGAGATGGACGGCAAGATCGGCGATCTCTTCCGCCGTTCCGAGCCGGCCCATCGGCTGGCGGGCGATGAAGGCGGCGCGCGCCGTCTCGTAGTCGCCCTGCGCGCGCATGCGCCCTTCAAGCGAGGGGCTCTCCACCGTGCCGGGGCAAATGGCGTTGCAGCGGATGCCGGCGGCAACGTAGTCGGCGGCGACCGCCTTGGTGAGGCCAATGACGGCGGCCTTGGTCGTGCCATAGGCAAAGCGGTTCGGCACGCCCTTGATGCTGGACGCGACGGAGGCCATGTTGATGATGGCGCCTTCCTTGCGCTCGATCATGCCGGGCAGTACGGCGCGGATGGTGCGGATCATCGCCTTGACGTTGAGATCGAAGGCGAAGTCGAGATCCTTGTCGGCCATCTCGAGGATCGAGCCGGAATGGACG encodes the following:
- a CDS encoding fumarylacetoacetate hydrolase family protein — its product is MKFVRYGAKGAEKPGLVDATGAIRDLSGHISDLSGAAIDPDALAKLGAVDPASLPLVSTDERLGPCVAGTGKFICIGLNYSDHAAETGATVPPEPIIFMKATSAISGPNDDLLIPRGSEKTDWEVELGIVIGRKAKYVSEAEALDFVAGYCTIHDVSERAFQTERSGQWTKGKSCDTFGPTGPWLVTKDEVPDPQNLRLWLKVNGETMQDGTTKTMVYGAAYLVSYLSQFMSLQPGDIISTGTPPGVGMGMKPPRYLKAGDVIELGIDGLGSQRQTARADA
- a CDS encoding SDR family oxidoreductase, whose amino-acid sequence is MTTTMTGKTVLITAAAQGIGRATALAFARTGATVHATDINLDILSEIAGEPGILTHRLDVLDAAAVKALVEEIGAVDVLFNCAGVVHSGSILEMADKDLDFAFDLNVKAMIRTIRAVLPGMIERKEGAIINMASVASSIKGVPNRFAYGTTKAAVIGLTKAVAADYVAAGIRCNAICPGTVESPSLEGRMRAQGDYETARAAFIARQPMGRLGTAEEIADLAVHLAGATYTTGQAYAIDGGWSI